In the Verrucomicrobiia bacterium genome, one interval contains:
- a CDS encoding TolC family protein — MNAEKRTRSGRRLVFAGVVPALLALLAGCKGIPTAGERLARAELQSVGESLRPGGAVVLPELSTNAPFTNFLTYAMLNQPKVVAAYHDWAASVQRITIERSLPDPKLTFESDIADVVMTVMPGLMQEFPGPGKLKAAANLATAESRTKYFAFEDAVLQTAFALKQSYYQLWSLDEKVRINRQMLGLLQELEQIARAQNEVGKVTLQDVYRAQIEREQLTTEIANLEDSRGPVLARFKGALGLTPAQPDPPLPAPFATTPLTLNGDELLATAFARNPRLAAMRADVQMAEAAIAMARKSKVPDFSLGLMADAKASPTMYRPQASMTLPIWRDKIAAEIAAAQANQRAAAARLNAEQIMVAVDFAMKAYDYREATRTLTLLEEQLIPKAAQSLEIARAGYLGGQIDFFNLLDAERALLNFQLAAVEARTRREIALADISLSIAGLPPEGAPLLPAADSSHSHVH, encoded by the coding sequence ATGAACGCAGAAAAAAGAACAAGGTCAGGCCGGCGGTTGGTGTTCGCCGGGGTGGTGCCCGCGCTGTTGGCGTTGCTCGCCGGCTGCAAGGGCATTCCGACCGCCGGTGAACGCCTGGCCAGGGCGGAATTGCAATCGGTCGGGGAAAGCTTGCGCCCCGGCGGCGCAGTCGTTCTGCCCGAGTTGAGCACCAACGCGCCGTTCACGAATTTCCTGACCTACGCGATGCTCAACCAGCCCAAGGTGGTGGCGGCCTACCATGATTGGGCCGCTTCGGTGCAGCGCATCACCATCGAGCGGTCGCTGCCGGATCCGAAGCTCACCTTCGAATCCGACATCGCCGACGTGGTCATGACCGTGATGCCCGGGCTGATGCAGGAATTTCCCGGCCCGGGCAAACTCAAGGCCGCGGCCAACCTCGCCACGGCGGAGAGCCGGACGAAATATTTCGCGTTCGAGGATGCCGTGCTGCAAACCGCCTTCGCGCTCAAGCAGTCGTATTACCAGCTTTGGTCGCTCGACGAAAAGGTGCGCATCAACCGGCAGATGCTGGGCCTGCTTCAGGAACTGGAGCAAATCGCCCGCGCACAGAATGAGGTCGGCAAGGTGACCTTGCAGGATGTGTATCGCGCGCAGATTGAGCGGGAACAACTCACAACCGAGATCGCCAATCTTGAGGATTCGCGCGGTCCGGTGCTGGCCCGGTTCAAGGGCGCGCTGGGTTTGACGCCCGCCCAGCCCGATCCACCGCTGCCCGCGCCGTTTGCCACCACGCCGCTCACGTTGAACGGTGACGAACTGCTCGCCACGGCGTTTGCGCGCAACCCGCGGCTGGCCGCCATGCGGGCCGATGTCCAGATGGCCGAGGCCGCGATCGCCATGGCGCGCAAGTCCAAGGTGCCAGACTTCAGCCTCGGCCTGATGGCCGATGCCAAGGCAAGCCCGACGATGTATCGCCCGCAGGCCAGCATGACGCTGCCCATCTGGCGCGACAAAATTGCCGCCGAAATTGCCGCGGCCCAGGCGAACCAGCGTGCCGCCGCCGCGCGCCTGAACGCGGAGCAAATCATGGTGGCCGTGGACTTCGCGATGAAGGCTTACGACTACCGCGAGGCGACGCGCACGCTGACGTTGCTGGAGGAACAACTGATTCCCAAGGCCGCCCAATCGCTCGAAATTGCGCGGGCGGGCTATCTCGGCGGGCAGATTGATTTTTTCAACCTGCTCGACGCCGAGCGGGCGTTGCTGAACTTCCAGCTTGCCGCCGTGGAGGCGCGCACGCGCCGCGAAATTGCGCTGGCGGACATTTCGTTGTCCATTGCCGGGTTGCCGCCCGAAGGGGCTCCGCTGCTGCCCGCCGCCGATTCGTCCCATTCTCACGTCCACTGA